Proteins co-encoded in one Streptomyces sp. SLBN-31 genomic window:
- a CDS encoding APC family permease: MTDTLRPVDTAVPEATDSNPKALKRSIGIVGGTLLTLSCVTPASTLFVVVPDLFGTLGTATALTIAIGSLLCIAVAFCYSELGTLIPSAGGEYAMVSTMAGRLAGWLVFVLSLLVVMIVPPVIAMGTADYLAPVVHLDPSIAGAGVMLLATLAGLLDLRANAWITGVFLVLEVIAAAVVAVLGFAHSERGVDSLMSMQVADAHGHPDTVTAMLVVSGLAIALFVTQGFSTAVYLSEELEHPRRNVARTVLATLAISTVIILVPVAAITMGASNISELSGGDISSMVTAWSNSAVGTFVSLCVALAIINAGIVMVIQNSRVLFASARDKAWPTPVNTAFARLGRFGSPWVATLAVGVPGALLCFVNLDTLYGVTGVSVTGMYLLVAVAALLSRRGSHKHTPAWRMPLWPAMPVLLIAVLAYILTQQETTYLLWTGGITAAATLYWALYLRPRKDTRWLVSIPEDARA, from the coding sequence ATGACCGATACGCTCCGCCCTGTCGACACCGCCGTCCCAGAGGCAACGGACAGCAACCCCAAGGCGCTCAAACGCTCCATCGGGATCGTCGGCGGAACCCTCCTCACCCTCTCCTGCGTCACCCCCGCCTCCACCCTCTTCGTGGTCGTCCCCGACCTGTTCGGGACCCTCGGCACCGCCACCGCCCTGACGATCGCCATCGGCTCCCTCCTCTGTATCGCCGTGGCGTTCTGCTACTCCGAGCTGGGCACCCTCATCCCCAGCGCGGGCGGCGAGTACGCGATGGTCTCGACGATGGCCGGCCGACTCGCGGGCTGGCTGGTCTTCGTCCTGTCGCTGCTGGTGGTCATGATCGTCCCGCCGGTGATCGCCATGGGCACCGCGGACTACCTCGCCCCGGTCGTCCACCTAGACCCGTCGATCGCGGGGGCCGGCGTGATGCTGCTGGCCACCCTCGCCGGTCTGCTCGACCTGCGCGCCAACGCCTGGATCACCGGCGTCTTCCTGGTCCTGGAGGTCATCGCGGCGGCCGTCGTGGCGGTCCTGGGCTTCGCCCACAGCGAGCGCGGTGTGGACAGCCTGATGTCGATGCAGGTGGCCGACGCGCACGGCCACCCGGACACCGTCACGGCGATGCTGGTCGTCTCGGGCCTGGCGATCGCCCTCTTCGTCACCCAGGGCTTCTCGACCGCGGTCTACCTCTCCGAGGAACTGGAGCACCCGCGCCGCAACGTCGCCCGCACGGTCCTCGCCACCCTCGCCATCTCGACGGTGATCATCCTGGTCCCGGTCGCGGCCATCACCATGGGCGCGTCGAACATCTCCGAACTGAGCGGCGGCGACATCAGCTCCATGGTCACCGCCTGGTCGAACTCCGCCGTCGGCACCTTCGTCAGCCTCTGCGTCGCCCTCGCGATCATCAACGCGGGCATCGTCATGGTCATCCAGAACTCGCGGGTCCTCTTCGCCTCGGCCCGCGACAAGGCCTGGCCCACCCCGGTCAACACCGCCTTCGCCCGGCTCGGCCGCTTCGGCTCCCCCTGGGTCGCCACGCTCGCCGTCGGCGTCCCCGGTGCCCTGCTCTGCTTCGTCAACCTCGACACCCTGTACGGCGTCACGGGTGTCTCGGTGACCGGCATGTACCTCCTGGTCGCGGTGGCCGCCCTGCTCTCCCGCCGAGGCTCCCACAAGCACACCCCGGCCTGGCGGATGCCCCTGTGGCCCGCGATGCCGGTCCTCCTCATCGCGGTCCTGGCCTACATCCTCACCCAGCAGGAGACGACCTACCTGCTCTGGACGGGCGGCATCACCGCGGCCGCGACCCTGTACTGGGCCCTGTACCTCCGCCCCCGCAAGGACACGAGGTGGCTGGTGTCGATCCCGGAGGACGCCCGGGCATAG
- the iolD gene encoding 3D-(3,5/4)-trihydroxycyclohexane-1,2-dione acylhydrolase (decyclizing), translating into MTPTTSTTRLTVAQALVRFLSAQYTRRDGVRQRLIGATWGIFGHGNVAGIGQALVEYADHMPYHQGRNEQAMVHAAVGYARQSGRLSTHAVTTSIGPGATNLVTGAALATINHLPVLLLPGDVFAGRPADPVLQQLEVPYAGDVSVNDCLRPVSKYFDRITRPEALIPSALNAMRVLTDPVETGAVTLALPQDVQAEAYDWPEEFFAERTWVVRRPGADPTELAEAVTAIRNARRPLVIAGGGVHHSRAEAALAEFAETTGIPVASTQAGKGSLRHDHPQDVGGIGHTGTATADELARTADLVIGVGTRYTDFTTASGTLFTGEGVRFLNLNIAPFDGHKLAGLPLIADARSGLQELTAALEMHGHRVAASYVAEYTEDKERWEQRVDACYEADEPDVRPTQPQVLGALDAIVDESDIVINAAGSLPGDLHKLWRARSSDQYHLEYGYSCMGYEIPAAIGVKMAAPERPVWALVGDGTYLMMPTEIVTAVQEGVAIKVLLIQNHGYASIGGLSESVGGERFGTAYRFRSDDGTCTGAPLPVDLAANAASLGMRVLRAKTVSDLRDALAEARAADTPTCVYVETETADTVSGAPPAQAWWDVPVAETATRPSAVKARELYERHVSTRRRHL; encoded by the coding sequence ATGACTCCGACCACCTCGACGACGAGGCTGACGGTCGCCCAGGCGCTGGTGCGCTTCCTGTCCGCGCAGTACACCCGGCGCGACGGCGTACGACAGCGGCTGATCGGCGCGACCTGGGGCATCTTCGGCCACGGAAACGTGGCCGGCATCGGCCAGGCGCTCGTCGAGTACGCGGACCACATGCCGTACCACCAGGGCCGCAACGAACAGGCCATGGTGCACGCGGCCGTCGGCTACGCCCGCCAGTCGGGCCGGCTGTCCACCCACGCGGTGACGACCTCCATCGGCCCGGGCGCCACCAACCTGGTCACCGGCGCCGCCCTGGCCACGATCAACCACCTCCCGGTCCTGCTCCTGCCCGGCGACGTCTTCGCCGGCCGCCCCGCCGACCCGGTGCTGCAACAGCTCGAAGTCCCGTACGCGGGCGATGTGTCGGTCAACGACTGCCTGCGCCCGGTGTCGAAGTACTTCGACCGGATCACCCGCCCCGAGGCGCTGATCCCGTCGGCCCTGAACGCCATGCGCGTCCTGACCGACCCGGTCGAGACCGGCGCCGTGACCCTTGCCCTCCCGCAGGACGTCCAGGCCGAGGCCTACGACTGGCCCGAGGAGTTCTTCGCCGAGCGCACCTGGGTCGTACGGCGCCCGGGCGCCGATCCCACCGAGCTCGCCGAGGCCGTGACCGCGATCAGGAACGCGCGCAGGCCGCTGGTGATCGCCGGCGGCGGCGTCCACCACAGCCGCGCCGAGGCGGCACTCGCCGAGTTCGCCGAGACCACCGGCATACCGGTCGCCTCCACCCAGGCAGGCAAGGGCTCCCTGCGCCACGACCACCCCCAGGACGTCGGCGGGATCGGCCACACCGGCACCGCCACCGCGGACGAACTCGCCCGCACCGCCGACCTGGTGATCGGCGTCGGCACCCGCTACACCGACTTCACCACGGCCTCCGGCACCCTCTTCACCGGCGAGGGCGTCCGCTTCCTCAACCTCAACATCGCGCCCTTCGACGGCCACAAGCTCGCCGGCCTGCCGCTGATCGCGGACGCCCGTTCGGGCCTGCAGGAGCTGACCGCCGCGCTTGAGATGCACGGCCACCGGGTCGCCGCCTCCTACGTCGCCGAGTACACCGAGGACAAGGAGCGCTGGGAGCAGCGCGTCGACGCCTGCTACGAGGCCGACGAGCCGGACGTACGGCCGACCCAGCCGCAGGTGCTGGGCGCGCTGGACGCGATCGTCGACGAATCGGACATCGTCATCAACGCGGCCGGCTCCCTCCCCGGCGACCTGCACAAACTGTGGCGGGCCCGCTCGAGCGACCAGTACCACCTGGAGTACGGCTACTCCTGCATGGGCTACGAGATCCCGGCCGCGATCGGCGTGAAAATGGCGGCGCCCGAGCGTCCCGTCTGGGCCCTGGTCGGCGACGGCACCTACCTGATGATGCCGACGGAGATCGTGACGGCCGTGCAGGAAGGCGTGGCGATCAAGGTCCTGCTGATCCAGAACCACGGCTACGCCTCCATCGGCGGTCTGTCCGAGTCGGTCGGCGGCGAGCGCTTCGGCACGGCCTACCGCTTCCGGTCCGACGACGGCACCTGCACGGGCGCCCCGCTGCCCGTCGACCTCGCCGCCAACGCGGCCAGCCTGGGCATGCGCGTGCTGCGCGCCAAGACCGTGAGCGACCTGCGGGACGCGCTCGCCGAGGCCCGGGCCGCCGACACTCCCACATGTGTCTACGTCGAGACCGAAACGGCAGACACAGTGTCGGGCGCGCCCCCGGCGCAGGCCTGGTGGGATGTTCCTGTGGCCGAGACCGCGACCCGGCCGTCGGCGGTCAAGGCACGTGAGCTGTACGAACGGCACGTCTCCACCCGACGCCGCCATCTGTGA
- the iolB gene encoding 5-deoxy-glucuronate isomerase has protein sequence MSSKELYVPRGATADADHVLDIGPERAGWEYSSLRVVELAPGQTHTFATGDSEWIVLPLEGGCTVRTADEQFQLLGRGSVFASVTDFAYVPRDARAQIASGAGGRFALAGAKCERRLPARYGPAPEVPVEQRGSGNRLRHVRNFASADAFDCDKLIAVEVITPGGNWSSYPPHKHDEHRPGVEAELEEIYYFEIDGPNGFGYQRVSPSREGGSDVLAEVRSGDAVLVPDGWHGPSIAQPGHDMYYLNVMAGPGGTREWRICFHPDHTEGYR, from the coding sequence ATGAGCAGCAAGGAGCTGTACGTTCCGCGGGGCGCCACCGCCGACGCCGATCACGTGCTCGACATCGGCCCCGAGCGGGCAGGCTGGGAGTACAGCAGTCTGCGCGTCGTCGAACTGGCGCCGGGGCAGACACACACGTTCGCCACCGGCGACAGCGAGTGGATCGTGCTTCCGCTGGAAGGCGGATGTACCGTGCGAACGGCTGACGAACAGTTCCAACTCCTGGGCAGGGGAAGCGTTTTCGCGTCGGTCACCGACTTCGCGTACGTTCCCCGTGACGCCCGGGCCCAGATCGCCTCCGGCGCGGGAGGCCGCTTCGCCCTGGCAGGAGCGAAGTGCGAGCGACGACTCCCCGCCCGCTACGGCCCCGCGCCGGAGGTCCCCGTCGAACAGCGCGGCAGCGGCAACCGGTTGCGGCACGTCCGTAACTTCGCCTCCGCCGACGCCTTCGACTGCGACAAGCTCATCGCCGTCGAGGTGATCACCCCCGGCGGCAACTGGTCCTCGTACCCGCCGCACAAGCACGACGAGCACCGGCCGGGCGTCGAAGCGGAGTTGGAGGAGATCTACTACTTCGAGATCGACGGCCCGAACGGATTCGGCTATCAGCGCGTATCTCCCTCCCGTGAGGGCGGATCCGACGTCCTCGCCGAGGTCCGCTCCGGCGACGCCGTCCTCGTCCCCGACGGATGGCACGGCCCGTCCATCGCCCAGCCCGGCCACGACATGTACTACCTCAACGTCATGGCGGGGCCGGGCGGGACACGGGAGTGGCGGATCTGCTTCCACCCGGACCACACGGAGGGTTACCGATGA
- a CDS encoding deoxyribose-phosphate aldolase: MGATGAAAAVRSVDVGELVRLRAQRPEAIAEAAARRTRRPLLNDSGRLMIVAADHPARGALGVGDRAFAMANRADLLERLCLALSRPGVDGVLATADILDDLLLLGALDGKVVMGSMNRGGLQGASFELDDRFTGHRAEDIERLGFDAGKLLLRIDYSDPGSLTTLESTARAVDDMAARRLPVFVEPFISRRTDEGRLRNDLSAEAVTRSIAIASGLGGTSAYTWLKLPVTENPDDMAEVMQTSTLPAVLLGGEVGDDQDGAYEKWRGALQLPTVRGLVVGRSLLYPADGDVAAAVDTAVGLL, translated from the coding sequence GTGGGCGCGACCGGCGCGGCGGCGGCCGTGCGCAGCGTCGACGTCGGCGAACTGGTCCGGCTGCGCGCCCAGCGCCCCGAGGCGATCGCCGAGGCCGCCGCCCGCCGCACCCGCCGCCCGCTGCTGAACGACTCCGGCCGGCTGATGATCGTCGCAGCCGACCACCCGGCCCGCGGCGCGCTCGGCGTCGGCGACCGCGCCTTCGCCATGGCCAACCGCGCCGACCTGCTCGAACGCCTCTGCCTTGCGCTGTCCCGCCCCGGCGTCGACGGCGTCCTCGCGACCGCCGACATCCTCGACGACCTGCTGCTCCTCGGCGCCCTGGACGGCAAGGTCGTCATGGGCTCCATGAACCGCGGCGGACTGCAGGGCGCCAGTTTCGAACTCGACGACCGCTTCACCGGCCACCGCGCCGAGGACATCGAGCGGCTCGGCTTCGACGCCGGCAAGCTGCTGCTGCGCATCGACTACTCCGACCCGGGCTCCCTGACCACCCTGGAGTCCACCGCCCGCGCCGTCGACGACATGGCGGCGCGCCGGCTGCCCGTGTTCGTCGAGCCGTTCATCAGCCGCCGCACGGACGAGGGCCGGCTCAGGAACGACCTGTCCGCCGAGGCGGTCACCAGGTCCATCGCCATCGCCTCCGGGCTCGGCGGCACCTCGGCCTACACCTGGCTGAAACTGCCGGTCACCGAGAACCCCGACGACATGGCCGAGGTCATGCAGACCTCCACCCTCCCGGCCGTGCTGCTGGGCGGCGAGGTCGGCGACGACCAGGACGGCGCGTACGAGAAGTGGCGCGGCGCCCTGCAACTGCCCACCGTGCGCGGCCTGGTGGTCGGCCGCTCACTGCTGTACCCGGCGGACGGCGATGTGGCCGCCGCCGTGGACACCGCCGTAGGACTGCTGTGA
- a CDS encoding leucyl/phenylalanyl-tRNA--protein transferase: MSRCADWEALDMLEAAPEGPVAFSADLSPTALLAAYRAGAYPFPAADEYTRALNEALFDDQVQAGRIRLVGADSADPYAVSWWSPDPRPLLPVSATHLGRSLARRLRNRLPWSTSLDRSFERVVRECRAGRAPLWLTDELIDGLVRLHDLGHAHSVEVWEDGELIGGVFGIQIGTVFSMDSMFFHRSDASKVAVADLAARFAQAGGVLLDAQRDSPHVRDLGGILVPRQQYVRNLRGTGRDSLPMSTATLPARRLVQPTE, from the coding sequence GTGAGCCGATGCGCTGACTGGGAGGCACTGGACATGCTGGAGGCAGCGCCCGAGGGTCCGGTGGCCTTCTCCGCCGACCTCAGTCCCACCGCCCTCCTGGCGGCCTACCGCGCCGGGGCCTATCCGTTCCCGGCGGCCGACGAATACACCCGCGCGCTCAACGAGGCGCTGTTCGACGATCAGGTCCAGGCGGGCCGTATCCGGCTCGTGGGGGCGGATTCGGCCGATCCCTACGCCGTCTCCTGGTGGTCTCCCGACCCCAGGCCACTGCTGCCCGTCTCGGCCACTCACCTCGGTCGCAGCCTCGCCCGACGGCTGCGCAACCGGCTGCCGTGGTCGACCAGCCTGGACCGGAGCTTCGAGCGGGTCGTCCGCGAGTGCCGGGCCGGCCGCGCCCCCCTGTGGCTCACCGACGAGCTGATCGATGGCCTGGTCCGCCTGCACGATCTGGGGCATGCTCACAGCGTCGAGGTGTGGGAGGACGGCGAGCTGATCGGCGGCGTCTTCGGCATCCAGATCGGGACGGTCTTCAGCATGGACTCGATGTTCTTCCACCGTTCCGATGCCTCGAAGGTCGCGGTGGCCGACCTCGCGGCGCGCTTTGCACAGGCCGGCGGTGTACTGCTCGACGCACAGCGGGACAGCCCGCACGTCCGCGACCTGGGCGGCATTCTCGTACCGCGACAGCAGTACGTGCGAAACCTGCGCGGTACGGGGCGCGACAGCCTCCCGATGTCCACGGCCACCTTGCCGGCTCGCCGCCTCGTCCAGCCGACGGAATGA
- a CDS encoding amino acid adenylation domain-containing protein, whose amino-acid sequence MLKPEDPSAELAELCLVLRNDEDQYAIWPAGRRIPAGWCQITGPASTARCARLVERLWTDMRPESARTGRQPPGSGPATVPELVRERARQAPSDLAVLSDEGRLTYLELTDRADRLAHELRESGVEAESVVTVCLDRVPELIVALLAVLSSGGAFLPLDPATPRQRIVGLVEETGSRLIVSSHEHAPMFAGCEARILDPGAAGEPATRTPPRGTRTAHGSRPDDLAYVIYTSGSTGPPKGVMITHRSLAHSLTAVARAYQLRPGDRVLHAAALGFDTSLEQIFATLISGATLVLAGTRTWAPTELLHRFPEYGISVADLTPAYWQQTVSVADRGESLASLRLAIVGGEIVTAKDCRAVLRRIPGVRLVNAYGLTETTITSTLCELNEEVLAAPDSAVAPVGRPLEGTHIHLLDAELHPVRLGERAEIYLGGPGLARGVWRQPALTAQQFLPDPHGSAPGDRMYRTGDLGRMRSDGNLEILGRVDDQMKIRGFRVDPAEIEAALVSRPEIGQAMVVARARDHGEPELIAYYTPASASAGCETTLPARLRSALAEVLPGYMIPTAFRLMERLPVAPSGKLDRRAVPEPGTAATAAAADIETSERPVPQGMAQLWCQILGVDYVRPHDDFFELGGNSLLAMEMLARTRVIFGIGVTQIRDLTRSLLRQPMLAAFAESVRQARAGTLAHPDGGSVDFAAETDRPVLAVGSDAPTPHPQHPGDVLLTGATGFCGAYMIDELLRTTTGRVLCLVRASDEQEGMKRIRASHQRYVLSDLSSPRVQAVVGDLAKPRLGLSADRFEELAATIDAVYHFGGQVNFIYPYHDLRASNVDGTYEIIRLAARRAVPVHFTSSMAVLAGFGPAGVREVTESTPLRFPEYLSVGYVETKWVGEVLLKKASDAGLPVTVYRLMDITGSSGTGVMNTGSEMAALIDFIARTGLCPDIQLPLDFLPADCLARAIGHISTRHPARGEVYHLTNPRPTLLASLAERLRGRGYPIQEIPYADWIAMLVRYAAGHPTDPMTAFVPLFVDRCAHADMTVSEMYFHDVFPKFTRDNAERELKDAGIYIPPVDAEMLDRHVDFLQHDDLQPVQRRERGAPRW is encoded by the coding sequence GTGTTGAAACCTGAGGACCCGTCGGCAGAGCTGGCTGAGCTGTGCCTCGTGCTGCGCAACGACGAGGACCAGTACGCGATCTGGCCCGCCGGGCGTCGTATTCCGGCCGGATGGTGCCAGATCACCGGACCGGCGTCCACCGCGAGATGTGCGCGCCTGGTCGAGCGCCTGTGGACCGACATGCGGCCCGAAAGCGCCCGCACCGGGCGGCAGCCCCCGGGATCCGGGCCGGCTACGGTGCCCGAGCTGGTCCGGGAGCGGGCGCGACAGGCCCCGTCCGATCTCGCCGTGCTCTCGGACGAGGGTCGGCTCACCTACCTCGAACTGACCGACCGCGCCGACCGACTGGCCCACGAACTGCGGGAGTCCGGCGTCGAGGCGGAGTCCGTCGTCACCGTGTGCCTCGACCGCGTGCCCGAGCTGATCGTCGCGCTGCTGGCGGTGCTGAGCTCCGGCGGCGCGTTCCTGCCCCTCGACCCGGCGACTCCGCGGCAACGGATCGTCGGGCTGGTGGAGGAGACCGGTTCGCGTCTCATCGTCTCGAGCCACGAGCATGCCCCGATGTTCGCCGGCTGCGAGGCCCGGATCCTCGATCCCGGGGCCGCCGGGGAACCGGCCACGCGTACCCCGCCGCGGGGAACCCGAACGGCACACGGTTCCCGCCCGGACGACCTCGCCTACGTGATCTACACCTCCGGATCCACCGGCCCTCCCAAAGGTGTGATGATCACCCACCGGTCGCTTGCCCACTCCCTCACGGCGGTGGCCCGGGCATACCAACTGAGGCCCGGCGACCGGGTGCTGCACGCCGCGGCGCTCGGCTTCGACACCTCCCTGGAGCAGATCTTCGCCACGCTCATCAGCGGCGCGACGCTGGTCCTCGCGGGCACCCGGACGTGGGCGCCCACCGAACTGCTGCACCGCTTCCCGGAGTACGGGATCAGCGTCGCCGACCTCACCCCCGCCTACTGGCAGCAGACCGTCTCCGTGGCGGACCGTGGCGAGAGCCTCGCGTCGCTGAGGCTCGCCATCGTCGGCGGCGAGATCGTCACCGCGAAGGACTGCCGCGCCGTTCTGCGCCGGATCCCCGGCGTGCGGCTCGTCAACGCCTACGGGCTCACCGAGACCACCATCACCTCCACGCTCTGCGAACTGAACGAGGAGGTGCTCGCGGCGCCGGACAGCGCAGTCGCCCCGGTCGGCAGGCCCCTGGAGGGGACTCACATCCATCTGCTCGACGCCGAACTGCACCCTGTGCGGCTGGGCGAGCGCGCCGAGATCTACCTCGGCGGCCCGGGGCTGGCGCGCGGTGTCTGGCGGCAACCCGCCCTGACCGCACAGCAGTTCCTCCCCGACCCGCACGGCTCCGCGCCGGGCGACCGGATGTACAGGACCGGGGACCTGGGCCGCATGCGCTCGGACGGCAACCTGGAAATCCTGGGCCGGGTCGACGACCAGATGAAGATCCGCGGGTTCCGGGTCGACCCGGCCGAGATCGAGGCCGCGCTCGTCTCCCGCCCCGAGATCGGCCAGGCGATGGTGGTGGCCCGGGCGCGCGACCACGGCGAGCCGGAGCTCATCGCGTACTACACCCCGGCCTCGGCGTCGGCCGGCTGCGAGACGACGCTGCCCGCACGGCTGCGGTCGGCACTCGCCGAGGTCCTGCCGGGATACATGATCCCGACAGCCTTCCGCCTGATGGAACGGCTGCCCGTCGCGCCCAGCGGAAAGCTCGACCGCAGGGCCGTGCCGGAACCCGGAACCGCGGCGACCGCAGCCGCCGCGGACATCGAGACCAGCGAGCGTCCGGTGCCGCAGGGAATGGCCCAGTTGTGGTGTCAGATCCTGGGTGTGGACTACGTCCGTCCGCACGACGACTTCTTCGAACTGGGCGGCAACTCACTGCTGGCCATGGAGATGCTCGCCCGGACCCGCGTCATCTTCGGAATCGGCGTCACACAGATCCGCGACCTGACCCGGTCACTGCTACGGCAACCGATGCTCGCAGCGTTCGCCGAGTCGGTGCGCCAGGCGCGCGCCGGCACGCTGGCGCACCCGGACGGCGGGAGTGTCGACTTCGCGGCCGAGACCGATCGGCCCGTTTTGGCGGTCGGCAGCGACGCGCCGACTCCGCATCCTCAGCACCCCGGGGACGTGCTCCTCACGGGGGCGACGGGGTTCTGCGGCGCATACATGATCGACGAACTGCTGCGCACGACGACGGGACGGGTCCTTTGCCTGGTCAGGGCCTCCGACGAGCAGGAAGGAATGAAGAGGATCCGCGCGAGCCACCAGCGGTACGTCCTCAGCGACCTGTCCAGCCCGCGCGTCCAGGCGGTCGTCGGCGACCTGGCCAAGCCCCGACTGGGGCTGTCTGCGGACCGGTTCGAGGAGCTGGCAGCGACCATCGACGCTGTCTACCACTTCGGCGGCCAGGTCAACTTCATCTACCCGTACCACGACTTGCGCGCGTCCAATGTCGACGGCACATACGAGATCATCCGCCTCGCCGCCCGCCGGGCAGTCCCCGTCCATTTCACCTCCAGCATGGCCGTGCTCGCCGGCTTCGGGCCGGCTGGGGTGCGCGAGGTGACGGAGAGCACGCCGTTGCGCTTCCCGGAATACCTGTCGGTGGGATACGTGGAGACCAAATGGGTGGGCGAGGTGCTGCTCAAGAAGGCCTCCGATGCGGGCCTGCCGGTCACCGTCTACCGCTTGATGGACATCACGGGCAGCAGCGGTACCGGCGTGATGAACACCGGAAGCGAGATGGCCGCCCTCATCGACTTCATCGCGCGAACCGGGCTGTGTCCCGACATCCAGCTGCCGCTGGACTTCCTGCCGGCCGACTGCCTCGCCCGCGCCATCGGACACATCTCCACCCGGCATCCCGCGCGCGGCGAGGTCTACCACCTCACCAACCCCCGTCCCACGCTGCTGGCCTCGCTCGCCGAGCGCCTGCGCGGACGGGGTTACCCGATCCAGGAGATCCCGTATGCCGACTGGATCGCCATGCTGGTGAGGTACGCGGCGGGGCACCCCACCGACCCGATGACCGCGTTCGTCCCGCTCTTCGTCGACCGCTGCGCGCACGCCGACATGACCGTGAGCGAGATGTACTTCCATGACGTCTTCCCGAAGTTCACCCGCGACAACGCGGAACGGGAGCTGAAGGACGCCGGCATCTACATTCCTCCGGTGGACGCGGAGATGCTGGACCGCCACGTCGACTTCCTCCAACACGACGACCTCCAGCCGGTGCAGAGGCGAGAACGCGGAGCGCCACGGTGGTGA
- the mmsA gene encoding CoA-acylating methylmalonate-semialdehyde dehydrogenase: MTKIVNHWIGGKSAEGTSGNYGPVTDPATGAVTTKVAFASVDEVDAAVAAAKDAYLSWGQSSLARRTEILFRFRALLDANRDAIAELITAEHGKVHSDALGEVARGLEIVDLACGINVQLKGELSTQVASRVDVSSIRQPLGVVAGITPFNFPAMVPMWMFPIAIACGNTFVLKPSEKDPSASVKIAELLAEAGLPDGVFNVVHGDKVAVDRLLEHPDVKAVSFVGSTPIARYIHTTASANGKRVQALGGAKNHMLVLPDADLDAAADAAVSAAYGSAGERCMAISAVVAVGSVGDELVGKIRERAEKIKIGPGNDPASEMGPLITKVHRDKVASYVAGAAAEGCEVVLDGTGHTVDGFEDGHWIGISLLDKVPTSAKAYQDEIFGPVLCVLRVDTYDEGVALINNSPFGNGTAIFTRDGGAARRFQLEIEAGMVGVNVPIPVPVGYHSFGGWKDSLFGDHHIYGNDGTHFYTRGKVVTTRWPDPADAPAGVDLGFPRNH, from the coding sequence ATGACGAAGATCGTCAACCACTGGATCGGCGGCAAGTCCGCCGAGGGCACGTCGGGGAACTACGGTCCGGTCACCGACCCGGCGACCGGCGCCGTAACGACGAAGGTCGCGTTCGCGTCGGTCGACGAGGTGGACGCGGCGGTCGCCGCCGCCAAGGACGCCTACCTGTCCTGGGGCCAGTCCTCGCTGGCCAGGCGCACCGAGATCCTCTTCCGTTTCCGGGCGCTCCTGGACGCCAACCGGGACGCGATCGCCGAGCTGATCACCGCCGAGCACGGCAAGGTCCACTCCGACGCGCTCGGCGAGGTCGCCCGCGGCCTGGAGATCGTCGACCTCGCGTGCGGTATCAACGTCCAGCTCAAGGGCGAACTGTCGACGCAGGTCGCCAGCCGCGTGGACGTCTCCTCGATCCGCCAGCCGCTGGGCGTGGTCGCCGGCATCACGCCGTTCAACTTCCCCGCGATGGTGCCGATGTGGATGTTCCCCATCGCCATCGCCTGCGGCAACACCTTCGTGCTCAAGCCGAGCGAGAAGGACCCGTCGGCCTCCGTCAAGATCGCCGAGCTGCTGGCCGAGGCCGGCCTGCCCGACGGCGTCTTCAACGTCGTCCACGGCGACAAGGTGGCCGTCGACCGCCTCCTGGAGCACCCGGACGTCAAGGCCGTCTCCTTCGTCGGCTCGACCCCCATCGCCCGCTACATCCACACCACCGCCTCCGCCAACGGCAAGCGCGTCCAGGCCCTGGGCGGCGCCAAGAACCACATGCTGGTCCTGCCGGACGCCGACCTCGACGCCGCCGCCGACGCCGCCGTCTCCGCCGCCTACGGCTCCGCGGGCGAGCGCTGCATGGCCATCTCCGCGGTCGTCGCGGTCGGCTCCGTCGGCGACGAGCTCGTCGGGAAGATCCGCGAGCGCGCCGAGAAGATCAAGATCGGCCCGGGCAACGACCCGGCCTCCGAGATGGGCCCGCTGATCACCAAGGTCCACCGCGACAAGGTGGCCTCCTACGTCGCCGGTGCCGCCGCCGAGGGCTGCGAGGTCGTCCTGGACGGCACCGGCCACACCGTGGACGGCTTCGAGGACGGCCACTGGATCGGCATCTCCCTGCTGGACAAGGTGCCCACCTCGGCGAAGGCGTACCAGGACGAGATCTTCGGCCCGGTGCTGTGCGTCCTGCGCGTGGACACCTACGACGAGGGCGTGGCCCTCATCAACAATTCGCCGTTCGGCAACGGCACCGCGATCTTCACCCGGGACGGCGGCGCCGCCCGCCGCTTCCAGCTGGAGATCGAGGCCGGCATGGTCGGCGTGAACGTCCCGATCCCGGTCCCCGTCGGCTACCACTCCTTCGGTGGCTGGAAGGACTCCCTCTTCGGCGACCACCACATCTACGGCAACGACGGCACGCACTTCTACACCCGCGGCAAGGTCGTCACCACCCGCTGGCCCGACCCGGCCGACGCCCCCGCCGGCGTCGACCTCGGCTTCCCGCGCAACCACTGA